GGTCCGCTCGAGCCTGAAGGAGAGCACCCTCGAACAGGGAGGGCTCGATCTGCGCGATGAGTTGGCCCTTCTTCACGGTGGAATTGAAGTCGGCAAACAGTTGGGACACGGTGCCGGAAACCTGCGAACCCACCTGCACCGTGGTTACCGCGTTGATGGTTCCCGTGGCCTCGACCACTTCGCGAATATCGCCCCGCTCGACCCGTGCGGTGAAATACTCGGCGGTGGTCTTGCGGCCCATGCGGAAGGCAGCAAAGATGGTGATGGCTGCGGCCGCCGCCCCCATCAGCACCCATTTGTTGCGCACGTACTTCACCGTACCCACAATGTCCTAAACCCCGATTCTATCCAAGAGTTGTCCGTGGCACAGAATCATATTGAATCGTATTGTAATCACTATTTTATGTGAATTATACTGCATACTCATGGCAGCCTCGGAACTTCTGCGGCCGCGCGATGCGGCGCGCATGTTGGGCATCAGTTACCCCACGCTGAAGCAATGGATCTATCGCCGCAAGCTGCAAACCGTGAGGACCGCCGGCGGGCACCACCGCGTTCCGCAGGGCGAGATCGACCGCTTCCTGCACCAGGCCGGCGAGCCACCCGGAGCGGGGCGGCGGCGCGGCTTCCGGCGCATCAGCGGAC
The nucleotide sequence above comes from Terriglobales bacterium. Encoded proteins:
- a CDS encoding helix-turn-helix transcriptional regulator is translated as MAASELLRPRDAARMLGISYPTLKQWIYRRKLQTVRTAGGHHRVPQGEIDRFLHQAGEPPGAGRRRGFRRISGRNQLVGRIVEVRLSGLLAQVVLSIGGQHITSIITADAAREMRLKRGEVAAALIKSTEVMIVRP